From the Carassius carassius chromosome 45, fCarCar2.1, whole genome shotgun sequence genome, one window contains:
- the LOC132127141 gene encoding ubiquinol-cytochrome-c reductase complex assembly factor 3 encodes MSGMRTALASIGVFGLVGVGYGMWAIISPGEDRKREMLKNLPEANPVRMEETRKRNALVLQALKDAAETNENIARGYGGEK; translated from the exons ATGAGCGGGATGAGGACCGCCCTGGCCTCGATCGGGGTGTTTGGGCTTGTTGGTGTGGGCTACGGCATGTGGGCCATAATTTCACCTGGAGAAGACAGGAAAAGGGAAATGTTAAAG AATCTGCCAGAGGCCAATCCCGTCCGGATGGAGGAGACCAGAAAGAGAAACGCCCTCGTGCTTCAGGCTCTGAAGGATGCTGCCGAGACGAATGAAAACATTGCACGTGGATACGGTGGCGAGAAATGA